The Desulfovibrio subterraneus genome has a segment encoding these proteins:
- a CDS encoding sulfide/dihydroorotate dehydrogenase-like FAD/NAD-binding protein gives MANTILKKEQLIPGQTSKLVIDAPHIAAKAKPGNFVILRVCDKGERIPLTIADTDPEKGTITIVYLVLGKSTALLEELNEGDDILDLCGPLGKATHIHKGGTVICVGGGTGIAAMHHIAKGHHEAGNHVVAVIGARNKDLLLFEKELKSFCPEVLISTDDGSYGHKGLVTELLKERLEKDKSVIEVVAVGPVPMMAAVSKTTEPFGVPTTVSLNSIMVDGVGMCGACRVTVGGKTKFACVDGPEFDGHQVDFMELRQRLAAFSSMEKQSFDHHCRCKCNDKK, from the coding sequence ATGGCGAACACAATTCTCAAGAAAGAGCAGCTGATTCCCGGGCAGACCAGCAAGCTGGTCATTGATGCACCGCATATCGCCGCCAAGGCGAAACCGGGGAACTTCGTCATCCTTCGCGTTTGCGACAAGGGTGAACGGATTCCGCTGACCATTGCGGACACGGACCCTGAAAAAGGAACCATCACCATCGTCTATCTTGTTCTCGGCAAGAGCACCGCTCTGCTGGAAGAACTGAACGAAGGCGACGACATTCTCGACCTGTGCGGACCGCTGGGCAAAGCAACCCACATCCACAAGGGCGGAACCGTGATCTGTGTTGGCGGCGGCACCGGCATTGCGGCCATGCATCACATCGCCAAGGGGCATCACGAGGCAGGCAACCACGTTGTGGCCGTTATCGGTGCACGCAACAAGGACCTGCTGCTCTTTGAAAAGGAATTGAAGAGCTTCTGTCCCGAAGTGCTCATCTCGACCGACGACGGCAGCTACGGCCATAAGGGCCTTGTGACGGAGCTGCTGAAGGAACGTCTTGAAAAGGACAAGTCCGTGATCGAAGTGGTTGCCGTAGGCCCCGTGCCTATGATGGCAGCCGTCTCCAAGACCACGGAACCGTTCGGTGTTCCCACCACGGTCAGCCTCAACTCCATCATGGTGGATGGTGTGGGCATGTGCGGCGCCTGCCGCGTGACCGTAGGCGGAAAAACCAAGTTTGCCTGCGTGGACGGCCCCGAATTCGACGGCCACCAGGTGGACTTCATGGAGCTTCGGCAGAGACTGGCGGCATTCTCGTCCATGGAAAAGCAATCCTTTGACCATCACTGCAGGTGTAAGTGCAATGACAAAAAGTAA
- a CDS encoding (Fe-S)-binding protein has protein sequence MPDTPAHEPKKLPRQSGSTFKDKVAELLPEGGNLNLCLTCGACSAGCPATGLEGMDPRKFLRMAALGMDEELTTTPWVWMCTMCTRCVHVCPMRINIPQLVYQARKSWPDDKKPRGIVNSCHQALKTDGFSAMGASSEDFRFVVEDMVEEVRESQPGQEELEAPMDKQGAEYFLNQNSREPVTEPDEMVPLWKILNKAGCDWTYGSVGWAAENYCLFAADDEKWEQIVRTKIKAVEDLGCKYWLNTEUGHELYAVRFGLQKFNIKTDVQIESIIRLYAKWVREGKLPVNSDWNKDGIKFTVQDPCQLVRKSFGDPVADDLRYVVKAVVGEENFIDMWPNKSNNYCCGGGGGFLQSGFPDARRYYGKRKDEQIKNTGAPYVIAPCHNCHSQIHDLSEFYGGGYHVVHLWTLIALSLGMLGENEREYLGEDLCDCGMCNIDDE, from the coding sequence ATGCCCGACACCCCCGCACACGAGCCCAAGAAACTGCCCCGGCAGTCCGGCTCAACCTTCAAGGATAAGGTAGCGGAACTGTTGCCCGAAGGCGGAAACCTTAATCTGTGCCTCACCTGTGGCGCCTGTTCCGCGGGATGCCCCGCCACCGGGCTGGAAGGTATGGACCCCCGCAAGTTCCTGCGCATGGCTGCGCTGGGAATGGACGAGGAACTGACAACCACCCCGTGGGTCTGGATGTGCACCATGTGTACGCGCTGCGTGCATGTGTGCCCCATGCGCATCAATATTCCCCAGCTCGTGTATCAGGCACGCAAAAGCTGGCCTGATGACAAGAAGCCCCGCGGCATTGTCAATTCCTGCCATCAGGCCCTGAAGACAGACGGCTTCAGTGCCATGGGCGCAAGCTCGGAAGATTTCCGCTTCGTGGTGGAAGACATGGTGGAGGAAGTGCGCGAATCCCAGCCCGGACAGGAAGAACTTGAGGCTCCCATGGACAAGCAGGGAGCGGAGTATTTCCTGAACCAGAACTCCCGCGAGCCGGTGACCGAACCAGATGAAATGGTGCCGCTCTGGAAGATTCTGAACAAGGCCGGATGCGACTGGACCTACGGTTCAGTGGGATGGGCGGCTGAAAACTACTGTCTCTTTGCCGCAGACGATGAAAAGTGGGAGCAGATTGTCCGCACCAAAATCAAGGCGGTGGAGGACCTCGGCTGCAAATATTGGCTGAACACGGAGTGAGGACACGAACTTTACGCAGTCCGGTTCGGACTGCAGAAATTCAACATCAAGACCGACGTTCAGATAGAATCCATCATCCGTCTTTACGCCAAGTGGGTTCGCGAAGGCAAACTGCCCGTGAATTCCGACTGGAACAAGGACGGCATAAAATTCACCGTGCAGGACCCCTGTCAGCTTGTCCGCAAGTCGTTCGGCGATCCTGTTGCGGATGATTTGCGGTATGTGGTGAAGGCCGTGGTGGGTGAAGAGAACTTCATCGACATGTGGCCCAACAAGTCCAACAACTACTGCTGCGGCGGCGGTGGCGGCTTCCTTCAGTCCGGCTTCCCCGACGCGCGCCGCTACTACGGCAAGCGCAAGGATGAACAGATCAAGAACACCGGGGCTCCGTATGTAATCGCCCCCTGCCACAACTGCCACTCGCAGATACACGACCTGTCCGAATTCTACGGCGGCGGGTATCATGTGGTGCACCTGTGGACCCTCATAGCCCTTTCGCTGGGTATGCTCGGCGAAAACGAACGCGAATACCTCGGAGAGGATCTGTGCGATTGCGGTATGTGCAACATTGATGACGAATAA
- the gltA gene encoding NADPH-dependent glutamate synthase: MTKSKKEIAARVPMPNQPPDVRRNNFEEVALGYTREMAMEEAKRCLQCKKPKCVKGCPVEVPIPDFISHLAKGDVEKAYAVIKSTNSLPAVCGRVCPQEIQCEGACILNAKEQPVAIGRLERFVADEYMHMDACDLITAKPECPYIDQDKKVACIGSGPSSLTVAGYLASRGCKVTVFEALHEVGGVLVYGIPEFRLPKEKIVAKEVGALKELEVEFVTNYVGGKTFNIKDLFDQGYKAVFIGVGAGLPKFLRIPGENFIGVFSANEYLTRVNLGRAYEFPAYDTPIIRGRKVTVYGGGNVAMDAARTAQRLGAESVHIVYRRTADAMPARHEEIEHAVEEGIHLECLANPIEFRGDEKGNLTSVLLQRMELGEPDASGRRSPKPVEGDTYELETDLAVIAVGTNPNPVLLENEPDLKLNKWGYIEVDEATGETSIPNAYAGGDIVTGAATVILAMGAGRRAAKEIARRLGIAE; encoded by the coding sequence ATGACAAAAAGTAAGAAGGAAATTGCCGCCCGCGTTCCCATGCCCAACCAGCCGCCGGATGTGCGCAGGAACAACTTTGAAGAAGTTGCGCTGGGCTACACCAGGGAAATGGCAATGGAAGAGGCCAAGCGCTGCCTTCAGTGCAAAAAGCCCAAGTGTGTGAAGGGCTGCCCTGTCGAGGTGCCCATTCCCGACTTTATCTCCCACCTGGCCAAGGGTGACGTGGAAAAGGCCTATGCGGTCATCAAGTCCACCAACAGCCTGCCCGCCGTGTGCGGACGCGTCTGTCCGCAGGAGATACAGTGCGAGGGTGCGTGCATTCTCAACGCCAAGGAGCAGCCCGTAGCCATCGGCCGTCTCGAACGCTTTGTCGCGGACGAGTACATGCACATGGACGCGTGCGACCTTATCACCGCCAAACCCGAATGCCCGTACATCGACCAGGACAAAAAGGTCGCCTGTATCGGCTCCGGTCCCTCCAGCCTTACTGTGGCAGGCTATCTTGCCTCCCGCGGCTGCAAGGTGACCGTTTTCGAGGCACTGCATGAGGTGGGCGGAGTTCTGGTATACGGAATTCCGGAATTCCGCCTGCCCAAAGAAAAGATAGTGGCCAAGGAAGTCGGCGCCCTGAAGGAACTTGAAGTGGAGTTTGTCACCAACTATGTGGGCGGCAAAACCTTCAACATCAAGGATCTGTTCGATCAGGGCTACAAGGCCGTATTCATCGGCGTGGGCGCAGGTCTGCCCAAGTTCCTGCGCATTCCCGGCGAGAACTTCATCGGTGTGTTCTCTGCCAACGAATACCTCACCCGTGTGAACCTCGGCCGTGCATACGAGTTCCCTGCCTACGACACCCCGATCATACGAGGTCGCAAGGTCACCGTATACGGTGGCGGCAACGTGGCCATGGACGCAGCGCGCACCGCGCAGCGTCTTGGCGCTGAATCCGTTCACATCGTCTACCGCCGCACCGCGGACGCCATGCCCGCGCGTCATGAAGAGATCGAACACGCCGTGGAAGAAGGCATCCATCTCGAGTGTCTGGCAAACCCCATCGAGTTCCGTGGCGACGAAAAGGGCAACCTTACGTCGGTGCTGCTCCAGCGCATGGAACTCGGAGAACCGGACGCATCAGGCCGTCGTTCCCCCAAGCCCGTTGAGGGCGACACCTACGAGCTGGAAACCGATCTCGCCGTCATTGCCGTGGGCACCAACCCCAACCCGGTGCTGCTGGAAAACGAGCCCGACCTGAAGCTCAACAAGTGGGGCTACATAGAGGTGGACGAAGCCACCGGCGAAACCTCCATTCCCAATGCCTATGCCGGCGGTGACATTGTCACCGGTGCGGCAACGGTCATCCTTGCCATGGGCGCGGGCCGCCGCGCTGCCAAGGAGATAGCCCGCCGTTTAGGTATTGCGGAATAG
- a CDS encoding malic enzyme-like NAD(P)-binding protein has translation MALYTKQEALDYHELPRRGKVEVVPIKPCNTQKDLSVAYSPGVAEACMAIHADPSLVDVYTGRANLVGVVSDGTAVLGLGNIGPRAGKPVMEGKGILFKTFCDIDVFDINLDVKSADQLIDIVKAMEPTFGGINLEDIKAPECFYIEETLKREMNIPVFHDDQHGTAVISGAGLINACEITNRKIEDLKVVVVGAGAAGIACANFYVQLGVDRKNIFMFDSRGLIHKGRGGMNKYKEAFAQDKDHGTLADCLKGADCFLGLSVKDLLNKEMVQSMAKDPIIYAMANPDPEIPYPLAKEASPNCIMGTGRSDFPNQVNNVSGFPYIFRGALDVQATEINEEMKVAAARSLAALAKEPVPSEICDAYGVKELKFGVDYVIPKPLDTRILEWEVPAVAKAAMDSGVARAPIADLDAYTKALKERVAASRKRINTFVKSYGFEF, from the coding sequence ATGGCCCTGTATACCAAGCAAGAGGCGCTCGACTATCACGAACTGCCCCGCCGCGGTAAGGTGGAAGTCGTTCCGATCAAGCCCTGCAACACCCAGAAGGATCTTTCCGTCGCCTACTCTCCGGGCGTGGCGGAAGCCTGCATGGCCATTCACGCCGACCCCTCGCTGGTAGACGTGTATACCGGCCGCGCCAACCTTGTCGGCGTTGTTTCCGACGGTACCGCAGTGCTCGGCCTCGGCAACATCGGCCCCCGTGCCGGCAAGCCGGTCATGGAAGGCAAGGGCATTCTGTTCAAGACCTTCTGCGACATCGACGTATTCGACATCAACCTTGACGTGAAGAGCGCCGATCAGCTCATCGACATCGTCAAGGCCATGGAGCCCACCTTCGGCGGCATCAACCTCGAAGACATCAAGGCTCCCGAATGCTTCTACATTGAAGAAACTCTCAAGCGTGAAATGAACATTCCCGTATTCCACGATGACCAGCACGGAACCGCTGTCATCTCCGGTGCGGGCCTGATCAACGCCTGCGAGATCACCAACCGCAAGATCGAAGATCTGAAGGTTGTCGTTGTAGGCGCCGGCGCAGCCGGCATTGCATGCGCCAATTTCTACGTTCAGCTCGGCGTGGACCGGAAGAACATCTTCATGTTCGACTCCCGCGGTCTCATCCACAAGGGACGCGGCGGCATGAACAAGTACAAGGAAGCCTTCGCGCAGGACAAGGACCACGGCACCCTCGCCGATTGTCTCAAGGGCGCAGACTGCTTCCTCGGTCTTTCCGTGAAGGACCTGCTGAACAAGGAAATGGTGCAGTCCATGGCCAAGGACCCGATCATCTACGCCATGGCCAACCCCGACCCGGAAATTCCGTATCCCCTCGCCAAGGAAGCCAGCCCCAACTGCATCATGGGTACCGGGCGCTCCGACTTCCCCAACCAGGTGAACAACGTTTCCGGCTTCCCGTACATCTTCCGCGGAGCACTGGACGTACAGGCCACCGAGATCAACGAGGAAATGAAAGTTGCCGCTGCCAGATCCCTCGCCGCTCTCGCCAAGGAACCCGTACCCAGCGAAATCTGCGACGCCTACGGCGTGAAGGAACTGAAGTTTGGTGTGGACTACGTGATTCCCAAGCCGCTGGATACCCGTATCCTCGAATGGGAAGTGCCCGCAGTTGCCAAGGCCGCCATGGACAGCGGAGTTGCCCGCGCCCCCATTGCCGACCTTGATGCCTACACCAAGGCGCTGAAGGAACGTGTTGCCGCGTCCCGCAAGCGTATCAATACCTTCGTGAAGAGCTACGGCTTCGAGTTCTAG
- a CDS encoding FAD-dependent oxidoreductase: MVVGGGIAGMQSAIDLANSGFKVYLVENKSGIGGVMAQLAKTYPTNDCALUILSPKLVECGRHLNIELLPLTEVRKVEGDEGNFTVHLRQAPRYIDPEKCIACGECSRKCPKKISNSFNAGLDTRKSVHILYDQTVPLKYAIDEESCIYLQKGKCGACAKVCPADAVNFNDKPREFSVNVGSVVLAPGIKTFDPSAFDSYAYSRIPDVITSLEYERLLSASGPCQGHVLRPSDSTEPRRIAWLQCVGSRGNNKCDNDYCSNVCCMYALKQALVTADHAHGEGHDQAIFFMDVRAHNKSFEQYYNQAMHKGVRILRARPHSFLPGEGNKGVRVDYVGEAGDLHSEVFDMVVLSVGLEAPAEAKHLAETFAIDLDRWNFAETDPFDPVHTSRKGVYVCGGFQEPKDIPRSVMEASAAASAATASLATARGTRTVERQVPEAINVFGETPRIGVFVCACGINISSVIDVHAVADYARALPSVVHVENNMFSCSQDTQVAIAEVIRKHRLNRVVVAACTPRTHEPLFRETLEAAGLNKYLFAMANIRNHGSWVHANDPAGATRKAKDQVRMAVASARHLAPLKEVTLGVTPSALVVGGGVSGMTAALGIAEQGFEVHLVEKEADLGGNARKLRVAQGRFAVAPYLAELEKKVRAHKLISLHTQTAIADVDGFVGNFVTRLKENGAEQEIRHGAVVLATGGTGLKPEGRYGFGTHPMIMTHQQIDAGFMDGSIKPENMQSVVFIQCVGSREPERPYCSRVCCTHTVESALHVKRTNPDARVTVLYRDMRTYGQRELLYKEAREAGVIFSRFSLEARPRVAVIDGVINVTFKDHVLQEELTVEADMLGLASAIVAPDVNDLAQMLKATLSDEGWYVEAHSKLRPVDFVTDGVFMAGLGHYPKPLEESVTQARAAVSRVSTVLSRTEMTLAGTVATINKTKCVGCAVCWNVCPYNAISPDNNGFAEVNEALCKGCGLCVAACRSGAPDLRGFTTSDIMAQVSAMLG, from the coding sequence ATGGTGGTTGGTGGCGGTATTGCAGGAATGCAATCCGCCATTGACCTCGCCAATTCGGGATTCAAAGTCTATCTTGTAGAAAACAAATCCGGCATCGGCGGGGTAATGGCCCAACTGGCCAAAACCTATCCCACAAACGACTGCGCACTCTGAATACTCTCACCCAAGCTGGTAGAGTGCGGTCGGCACTTGAACATAGAACTTCTGCCCCTCACCGAGGTGCGGAAAGTGGAAGGTGATGAAGGCAACTTCACGGTGCACCTGCGGCAGGCTCCGCGATACATTGATCCGGAGAAGTGCATAGCCTGTGGCGAATGCTCCAGAAAATGCCCCAAGAAGATTTCCAACTCCTTCAACGCCGGTCTGGACACACGCAAATCCGTCCACATCCTCTACGACCAGACCGTTCCCCTGAAATACGCCATCGACGAAGAAAGCTGCATCTACCTGCAAAAGGGCAAATGCGGCGCCTGTGCCAAGGTCTGTCCCGCCGATGCGGTAAATTTCAATGACAAGCCCCGCGAATTCAGCGTGAACGTGGGTTCCGTGGTGCTTGCCCCCGGCATCAAGACCTTTGATCCGTCGGCCTTTGACAGCTACGCGTACTCCCGCATACCCGACGTTATCACCAGTCTGGAATACGAACGCCTCCTTTCCGCCTCCGGCCCATGTCAGGGCCATGTGCTGCGTCCCTCTGACAGCACGGAACCCAGGCGCATTGCATGGCTGCAGTGCGTGGGCTCGCGCGGCAACAACAAGTGTGACAACGATTACTGTTCCAACGTGTGCTGCATGTACGCGCTCAAGCAGGCGCTGGTCACGGCAGACCACGCCCATGGCGAAGGCCACGATCAGGCCATCTTCTTCATGGATGTGCGCGCCCACAACAAGAGCTTTGAGCAGTATTACAATCAGGCCATGCACAAGGGCGTGCGCATTCTGCGTGCCCGCCCCCACTCCTTCCTGCCCGGCGAGGGTAACAAGGGCGTGCGGGTGGACTACGTGGGCGAAGCGGGCGACCTGCACTCGGAAGTATTCGACATGGTCGTGCTCTCCGTGGGGCTTGAAGCGCCTGCGGAAGCCAAACACCTTGCCGAGACCTTTGCCATTGATCTGGACAGATGGAACTTTGCGGAAACCGATCCCTTCGACCCCGTGCACACCTCGCGCAAGGGTGTATATGTGTGCGGCGGTTTTCAGGAACCCAAGGATATTCCCCGCTCGGTGATGGAAGCCAGCGCCGCCGCCAGTGCCGCCACGGCATCGCTGGCAACGGCACGCGGCACCCGCACGGTTGAACGGCAGGTTCCCGAAGCCATCAACGTGTTCGGCGAAACACCGCGCATAGGCGTGTTTGTCTGTGCCTGCGGCATCAACATCTCCAGCGTCATAGACGTGCACGCGGTTGCCGACTACGCCCGCGCCCTGCCCAGCGTGGTCCATGTGGAGAACAACATGTTCTCCTGCTCGCAGGATACGCAGGTTGCCATTGCGGAAGTCATCCGCAAGCACAGGCTCAACCGCGTTGTGGTTGCGGCCTGCACCCCCCGCACGCACGAACCGCTGTTCCGCGAAACACTGGAAGCAGCGGGCCTGAACAAATACCTCTTTGCCATGGCCAACATCCGCAACCATGGGTCATGGGTACACGCCAACGATCCCGCAGGAGCAACCCGCAAGGCCAAGGATCAGGTACGCATGGCCGTTGCCAGCGCCCGCCACCTTGCCCCGCTCAAGGAAGTGACGTTGGGTGTCACCCCCTCCGCCCTTGTGGTGGGCGGCGGTGTCTCCGGCATGACAGCCGCACTGGGCATAGCCGAACAGGGCTTTGAAGTGCACCTGGTGGAAAAGGAAGCGGATCTCGGCGGCAACGCCCGCAAGCTGCGGGTGGCACAGGGCCGCTTTGCAGTTGCCCCCTACCTTGCCGAACTGGAAAAAAAGGTGCGCGCGCACAAGCTCATTTCCCTGCATACGCAGACCGCCATTGCGGATGTGGACGGCTTTGTGGGCAACTTTGTCACCCGCCTGAAGGAAAACGGCGCGGAGCAGGAAATACGGCACGGTGCCGTGGTGCTTGCCACCGGAGGCACAGGGCTCAAGCCGGAAGGCCGCTACGGGTTCGGCACGCATCCCATGATCATGACGCACCAGCAGATAGACGCCGGATTCATGGACGGCTCCATCAAGCCGGAGAACATGCAGAGCGTGGTGTTCATCCAGTGTGTGGGTTCCCGCGAGCCGGAACGCCCCTACTGTTCCCGCGTGTGCTGCACGCACACCGTGGAAAGCGCCCTGCACGTCAAGCGCACCAACCCCGATGCCCGCGTAACCGTGCTCTACCGCGACATGCGCACCTACGGGCAGCGCGAGCTGCTGTACAAGGAAGCACGCGAGGCTGGCGTCATCTTCTCACGCTTCAGCCTTGAGGCACGCCCCAGAGTTGCCGTCATCGACGGCGTAATCAACGTCACCTTCAAGGACCACGTGCTGCAGGAAGAGCTGACCGTGGAAGCCGACATGCTGGGCCTTGCCTCGGCCATTGTCGCCCCGGACGTGAACGACCTTGCCCAGATGCTCAAGGCCACCCTCAGCGACGAGGGCTGGTATGTGGAAGCGCATTCCAAACTGCGCCCCGTGGACTTTGTTACCGACGGCGTGTTCATGGCCGGTCTCGGCCACTATCCCAAGCCTCTTGAAGAATCCGTCACGCAGGCGCGTGCTGCCGTTTCCCGCGTTTCCACCGTGCTCAGCCGCACGGAAATGACGCTGGCAGGCACCGTGGCCACCATAAACAAGACCAAGTGCGTGGGCTGTGCCGTGTGCTGGAATGTATGTCCGTACAACGCCATAAGCCCCGACAACAACGGCTTTGCCGAAGTGAACGAGGCCCTCTGCAAGGGCTGCGGCCTGTGTGTCGCCGCCTGCCGCTCCGGTGCGCCGGACCTTCGCGGATTCACCACCAGCGACATCATGGCACAGGTTTCCGCCATGCTCGGTTAG
- a CDS encoding SLC13 family permease, whose amino-acid sequence MKRLIPILGLALMLVLVVAGVCFAADAPPDPTKAYLTLGILAVAAVLFFTEIVPLPVTAMLVPIALSIFKIVDAKAAFSNFGNVWVIIFMAMFIVGEATFVTGFADKVGKATVKMAGGSEKRLLVLSVAVIGILSAFLSNTGTTVVAIPMIIGMCASAGIRPSKILMPVAFASSLGGTITLVGTPPNGIINSMLQKMGPAGIQPFGFFEFGLFGVPLLIVGIIFYATIGSKMLPNTQAECTLDEQAAPKVQRPEKMWWALGIFIFVVAAMASEFLPLVTAAMLGACLVVITGCMTMREAFKAIDWTTIFLFAGMLSMSTAMDKSGAASLIAKNVVSHVSDPYALLAVCCALTAIITNFMSNTATAALMAPLAIPIAVQSGISPLPLAMGIAMSASACFLTPVATPPNTIVLGPGNYNFMHYVKAGWPLQIITFIMCVVLIPMIWPF is encoded by the coding sequence ATGAAACGATTGATTCCGATTCTCGGTCTGGCTCTCATGCTGGTGCTTGTTGTTGCCGGAGTGTGCTTTGCTGCAGACGCTCCGCCTGATCCTACCAAAGCCTATCTTACCCTCGGTATTCTTGCTGTTGCCGCAGTGCTTTTCTTTACCGAGATTGTTCCGCTGCCCGTTACCGCCATGCTGGTTCCCATTGCCCTCAGCATCTTCAAGATCGTGGATGCCAAGGCCGCGTTTTCGAACTTCGGTAACGTCTGGGTAATCATCTTCATGGCCATGTTCATCGTGGGTGAAGCCACCTTTGTCACCGGCTTTGCCGACAAGGTGGGCAAGGCCACCGTCAAAATGGCCGGTGGCAGCGAAAAAAGGCTGCTGGTGCTTTCCGTTGCCGTTATCGGCATCCTTTCCGCCTTCCTGTCCAACACCGGTACCACCGTTGTGGCCATTCCCATGATCATAGGCATGTGTGCCTCCGCAGGCATACGCCCCAGCAAGATTCTCATGCCCGTGGCCTTTGCCTCGTCGCTGGGCGGCACGATCACGCTGGTCGGCACCCCGCCCAACGGCATCATCAACTCCATGCTGCAGAAGATGGGCCCTGCGGGCATCCAGCCCTTCGGCTTCTTTGAGTTCGGCCTCTTCGGTGTTCCCCTGCTGATCGTTGGCATTATCTTCTACGCCACCATCGGCAGCAAAATGCTGCCCAACACGCAGGCAGAATGCACCCTTGATGAGCAGGCTGCTCCCAAGGTGCAGCGTCCTGAAAAGATGTGGTGGGCCCTTGGCATCTTCATCTTCGTTGTGGCTGCCATGGCTTCCGAGTTCCTGCCGCTGGTTACGGCCGCCATGCTGGGCGCCTGCCTTGTGGTCATCACCGGCTGTATGACCATGCGTGAAGCCTTCAAGGCCATCGACTGGACCACCATCTTCCTGTTCGCGGGCATGCTCTCCATGAGCACCGCCATGGACAAGTCCGGTGCTGCTTCCCTGATCGCAAAGAACGTGGTAAGCCACGTCTCCGATCCGTATGCGCTGCTGGCCGTGTGCTGCGCCCTGACGGCCATCATCACCAACTTCATGTCCAACACCGCAACCGCTGCACTCATGGCTCCGCTGGCAATTCCGATCGCCGTGCAGAGTGGCATCAGCCCGCTTCCGCTCGCCATGGGTATTGCAATGTCGGCCTCGGCATGTTTCCTTACCCCGGTTGCTACCCCGCCCAACACCATCGTGCTCGGGCCCGGTAATTATAACTTCATGCACTATGTGAAGGCAGGCTGGCCTTTGCAGATCATAACCTTTATCATGTGTGTTGTATTAATCCCCATGATCTGGCCCTTCTAG